The Megalops cyprinoides isolate fMegCyp1 chromosome 19, fMegCyp1.pri, whole genome shotgun sequence genome has a window encoding:
- the LOC118794405 gene encoding putative E3 ubiquitin-protein ligase UNKL isoform X5: MAPQQCQPPAPPTKTEHGLLGTSTSSQNSLGLSSPAGLNGGSGSIWDFVSGSYSPSPSPVFSSVTSTTMSSGSADLARMFRELDEAKRKIKQWEEAWQQVKQACEAWQKDAQDAKEQAKSAEAERQLATQKREDTERKLKELQEDFDTLCRSSSVPLLRSYGELDQLPLPKLHSIQSQLRTDLDLIDGVIYQLQSKKCIVCQKHDRSIVLQPCQHYVLCENCAPSKTECPYCKTKILKW; encoded by the exons ATGGCGCCTCAGCAGTGtcagcccccagccccgcccaccaAGACAGAGCATGGCCTTCTGGgaacctccacctcctcccagAATTCCTTGG GTCTTTCCTCCCCTGCAGGTTTGAATGGGGGCTCTGGCAGTATATGGGACTTTGTGAGCGGCAGCTACTCTCCCAGCCCATCCCCGGTGTTCAGCAGCGTCACCTCCACCACCATGAGCTCCGGCAGCGCAGACCTGGCACGCATGTTCAGGGAGCTGGACGAGGCCAAGAGGAAGATCAAGCAGTGGGAGGAGGCCTGGCAGCAGGTCAAACAG gCCTGTGAAGCCTGGCAGAAAGACGCCCAGGACGCGAAAGAACAGGCGAAGTCCGCCGAGGCGGAGCGGCAACTGGCCACCCAGAAGCGCGAGGACACGGAGCGCAAGCTGAAGGAGCTCCAGGAGGACTTCGACACGCTCTGCAGGTCCTCCAGCGTGCCCCTTCTGCGCAGCTATGGAGAGCTGGACCAGCTCCCTCTACCAAAGCTTCACTCCATCCAGAGCCAGCTGCGAACAGACCTAGACCTCATAGACGGG GTAATATATCAGCTTCAGTCAAAGAAATGTATAGTTTGCCAAAAGCATGATCGTTCCATAGTCCTGCAACCTTGTCAGCATTATGTACTGTGTGAGAACTGCGCACCTAGCAAAACGGAATGCCCTTACTGCAAGACAAAAATACTGAAGTGGTGA
- the LOC118794796 gene encoding insulin-like growth factor-binding protein complex acid labile subunit produces the protein MNTSLLLVLWVLGALGMSPGSDPETDDPTEKPIPCSKGCTCLHDHYTSELNVYCSTRNLTQVPSDVPLSTHSLWLDGNLFTSLLAASFKDLSNLDFLNLQSGQLSTIDAQAFRGLRSLAHLHLERNRLRSVPATVFQNTLSLASLSLHNNQLMRIEERLFAKLSNMWLLNLGWNSLAVLPENVFQDLQGLRELILAGNRLAYLQPQLFHGLTDLRELDLTGNCLKVIKANVFLKLPKLQKLYLAQNQIVTVAPRAFVGMKSLRWLDLTNNRLTDLHDETFLGLHSLHVLRLSNNSIATLRPRTFRDLQYLEELRLSHNRIRALGERIFEGLGHLEVLELEHNQVQEARMGTFVGLSHVAVINLSGSCFQTLPDQVFKGLSKLHSLHLDKSCLAKVSTQAFVGLTGLRRLFLQHNNISVVERQSFMDLQGLQQLDLRFNRLESLSSHTFSGLKNLDYLLLSGNQLQQLPPESMLPLKRLSWLDLSGNNLDSLQNDTLQLLPRLRYLNLKDNAFSSLPSAIPDSLDQLWLTGNHWQCDCSAKFLRDYSLSKPLVVPRQVETLVEGEEPHTVISIYNNITCSSPPSLAGTDLRDVSSEHFHNC, from the coding sequence ATGAACACTTCACTGTTGCTGGTGTTGTGGGTACTAGGAGCACTGGGGATGTCTCCAGGCTCTGACCCAGAGACTGATGACCCCACGGAGAAGCCCATTCCATGTTCCAAGGGCTGCACCTGCCTTCACGACCACTACACCTCTGAGCTCAACGTCTACTGCAGCACGCGCAACCTCACCCAGGTTCCCTCCGATGTGCCGCTCTCCACACATTCCCTGTGGCTGGACGGCAACCTGTTCACTTCCCTATTGGCCGCCTCCTTCAAGGACCTCAGCAACCTGGACTTCCTGAACCTGCAGAGCGGCCAGCTGTCCACCATCGATGCCCAGGCTTTCCGGGGGCTCCGCTCACTGGCTCACCTTCACCTGGAGCGCAACCGCCTCCGTTCTGTCCCTGCCACTGTCTTCCAAAACACGCTGAGCCTTGCTTCCCTCAGCCTGCATAACAACCAGCTGATGCGCATTGAGGAAAGGCTGTTTGCCAAGCTTTCAAACATGTGGCTGCTCAATCTGGGCTGGAATTCACTGGCTGTGctgcctgaaaatgttttccagGACCTCCAGGGCCTCCGGGAGCTTATTCTGGCGGGGAACAGGTTGGCCTACCTGCAGCCACAACTCTTCCATGGTCTGACTGACCTCAGGGAGCTGGACCTAACAGGAAATTGCCTAAAGGTTATCAAGGCTAATGTATTCCTCAAGCTTCCAAAGCTGCAGAAGCTCTATCTGGCCCAGAATCAGATTGTTACTGTGGCACCCAGGGCTTTTGTGGGCATGAAGTCCCTCCGTTGGCTGGACCTGACAAACAACCGGCTCACCGATTTACACGACGAGACCTTCTTGGGACTGCACAGCCTGCACGTGCTGCGGCTCTCCAATAACTCCATCGCCACCCTGAGACCCAGGACCTTCCGTGACTTGCAGTACCTGGAGGAGCTCCGTCTCAGCCACAATCGGATAAGAGCGCTTGGGGAGAGGATCTTTGAAGGCCTGGGTCACCTGGAGGTGCTGGAGCTTGAGCACAACCAGGTCCAAGAGGCGAGGATGGGGACCTTTGTGGGCCTGTCTCACGTGGCTGTGATCAATCTGTCTGGCAGCTGTTTCCAGACTCTTCCCGACCAGGTCTTCAAGGGCCTCTCGAAGCTCCACAGTCTTCACTTGGACAAAAGCTGTCTCGCCAAGGTCTCCACCCAAGCATTTGTCGGACTGACAGGGCTACGGCGACTCTTTCTCCAGCACAACAACATCTCCGTGGTGGAGCGCCAAAGCTTTATGGACCTCCAGGGCCTTCAGCAGCTGGACCTCAGGTTCAACCGGCTGGAGTCCCTGTCCTCCCACACCTTCTCCGGCCTGAAGAACCTGGACTACCTGCTGCTGTCTGGCAaccagctccagcagcttcCCCCCGAGTCCATGCTTCCCCTGAAGCGCCTCTCCTGGCTGGACCTGTCCGGCAACAACCTGGATTCCCTGCAGAACGAcaccctgcagctgctcccCAGGCTGCGCTACCTCAACCTGAAGGACAATGCCTTCAGCAGCCTTCCCTCAGCCATTCCCGACAGCTTGGATCAGCTGTGGCTCACGGGTAACCACTGGCAGTGTGACTGTAGCGCCAAGTTCCTCCGGGACTACAGTCTGAGCAAGCCACTGGTGGTGCCCCGGCAGGTGGAGACCctggtggagggagaggaaccGCACACTGTGATCAGTATCTACAACAACATCACCTGCAGCAGCCCTCCCAGCCTGGCCGGCACTGACCTGAGGGACGTCAGCAGCGAACACTTCCACAACTGCTGA